One stretch of Corvus moneduloides isolate bCorMon1 chromosome 16, bCorMon1.pri, whole genome shotgun sequence DNA includes these proteins:
- the NAA60 gene encoding N-alpha-acetyltransferase 60 isoform X1 encodes MTEEVPPTALTDVNLRLLCHDDIDTVKQLCGDWFPIEYPDSWYRDITSNKKFFSLAATYRGSIVGMIVAEIKSRTKVHKEDGDILASNFPVDTQVAYILSLGVVKEFRKHGIGSLLLESLKDHISTTAQDHCKAIYLHVLTTNNTAINFYENRDFKQHHYLPYYYSIRGVLKDGFTYVLYINGGHPPWTIFDYLQHIGSTLASLSPCSIPQRIYRQAQSLLCSLLPWSGISAKSGIEYSRTM; translated from the exons ATGACAGAGGAGGTGCCCCCGACTGCACTGACGGATGTGAACCTGCGCCTGCTCTGCCACGATGACATAGACACAGTGAAACAGCTCTGTGGAGACTGGTTCCCAATAGA ATACCCTGACTCATGGTACCGAGATATCACTTCCAACAAGAAGTTCTTTTCCCTCGCAGCCACATACAGAGGCTCCATTGTGGGGATGATAGTGGCAGAGATCAAGAGCAGGACAAAGGTGCACAAAGAG GATGGAGATATCCTAGCTTCCAATTTTCCTGTGGACACTCAAGTTGCTTACATCCTAAGTCTTGGAGTGGTGAAGGAGTTCAGAAAACATGGAATAG GTTCCCTCTTGCTTGAGAGTCTGAAAGATCACATCTCCACCACTGCCCAGGACCACTGCAAAGCCATCTACCTGCATGTGCTCACCACCAACAACACAGCAATAAACTTCTATGAAAACAGAGACTTTAAACAGCACCACTATCTCCCCTATTACTATTCCATCCGAGGCGTCCTCAAAGATGGCTTCACTTACGTCCTGTACATCAATGGTGGCCACCCACCCTGGACAATCTT TGACTACCTACAGCACATTGGCTCCACACTAGCCAGCCTGAGCCCGTGCTCCATTCCCCAGAGGATATACAGACAAGCCCAGAgcctcctctgcagcctcctgccctggtCTGGCATTTCTGCCAAGAGCGGCATCGAGTACAGCCGGACGATGTGA
- the NAA60 gene encoding N-alpha-acetyltransferase 60 isoform X2: protein MIVAEIKSRTKVHKEDGDILASNFPVDTQVAYILSLGVVKEFRKHGIGSLLLESLKDHISTTAQDHCKAIYLHVLTTNNTAINFYENRDFKQHHYLPYYYSIRGVLKDGFTYVLYINGGHPPWTIFDYLQHIGSTLASLSPCSIPQRIYRQAQSLLCSLLPWSGISAKSGIEYSRTM from the exons ATGATAGTGGCAGAGATCAAGAGCAGGACAAAGGTGCACAAAGAG GATGGAGATATCCTAGCTTCCAATTTTCCTGTGGACACTCAAGTTGCTTACATCCTAAGTCTTGGAGTGGTGAAGGAGTTCAGAAAACATGGAATAG GTTCCCTCTTGCTTGAGAGTCTGAAAGATCACATCTCCACCACTGCCCAGGACCACTGCAAAGCCATCTACCTGCATGTGCTCACCACCAACAACACAGCAATAAACTTCTATGAAAACAGAGACTTTAAACAGCACCACTATCTCCCCTATTACTATTCCATCCGAGGCGTCCTCAAAGATGGCTTCACTTACGTCCTGTACATCAATGGTGGCCACCCACCCTGGACAATCTT TGACTACCTACAGCACATTGGCTCCACACTAGCCAGCCTGAGCCCGTGCTCCATTCCCCAGAGGATATACAGACAAGCCCAGAgcctcctctgcagcctcctgccctggtCTGGCATTTCTGCCAAGAGCGGCATCGAGTACAGCCGGACGATGTGA
- the NUDT16L1 gene encoding tudor-interacting repair regulator protein, whose translation MAAVGTMAAMGPLPAMGALPPLPTLGVPGVPELKPLTRYEAMRLGPGWSHSCHAMLYAPNPGMLFGRIPLRYAVLMQMRFDGLLGFPGGFVDRRYWSLEDGLNRVLGLGLGCVRLTEADYLCSHLTEGPHRVVAHFYARQLTLEELHTIEISAVHSRDHGMEVMGMVRVPLYTQKDRMGGLPNFLANSFVGTAKFQLLFALKILNMVPEEKLAEAVAATQRPKKVAIDQAGGAAGHLHVHKAGNELAKAGNELAERAEHPGAAQAGAEQQLVGLEGQALAEQLAGAEALEQPAGLGADAVAEQPLTEAME comes from the exons ATGGCGGCCGTGGGGACGATGGCGGCCATGGGCCCGCTGCCCGCCATGGGCGCGCTGCCGCCTCTGCCCACGCTCGGCGTGCCCGGCGTGCCCGAGCTGAAGCCGCTTACGCGGTACGAGGCGATGCGGCTCGGCCCGGGCTGGAGCCACTCGTGCCACGCCATGCTGTACGCGCCCAACCCGGGCATGCTGTTCGGCCGCATCCCGCTGCGCTACGCCGTGCTG ATGCAGATGCGATTTGACGGACTGCTGGGCTTTCCCGGGGGGTTCGTGGATCGCCGTTACTGGTCCCTGGAGGACGGTCTGAATCGGGTGCTGGGCTTGGGTTTAGGCTGTGTGCGCCTGACGGAAGCTGACTATCTGTGCTCGCACCTGACAGAGGGGCCACATCGCGTGGTGGCACACTTCTACGCCAGGCAGCTCaccctggaggagctgcacaCCATCGAGATCAGCGCGGTGCATTCCCGAGACCACGGGATGGAG GTTATGGGCATGGTCCGTGTCCCACTCTACACCCAGAAGGATCGCATGGGCGGGCTGCCCAACTTCCTGGCCAACTCCTTCGTAGGAACCGCCAAGTTCCAGCTCCTGTTTGCCCTGAAGATCCTGAACATGGTGCCGGAGGAGAAGCTGGCCGAGGCGGTGGCTGCCACGCAGAGGCCGAAGAAGGTGGCCATCGAccaggctggaggggcagcaggacaCCTGCATGTCCACAAGGCAGGCAATGAGCTGGCTAAAGCGGGCAACGAGCTGGCAGAGAGGGCAGAGCACCCGGGTGCAGCACAGGCGGGGGCCGAGCAGCAGCTCgtggggctggagggccaggccctggcagagcagctggcGGGGGCCGAGGCGCTGGAGCAGCCAGCGGGGCTGGGCGCTGATGCTGTGGCGGAGCAGCCGCTGACAGAGGCGATGGAGTGA